From Anopheles coluzzii chromosome 3, AcolN3, whole genome shotgun sequence, the proteins below share one genomic window:
- the LOC120958042 gene encoding toll-like receptor Tollo: MRPSPALLTVLFGTIFGVFGASLSKSLVSQAPDECRWDGYTEDDLTLLCRLRTINSELENTNFSVLHPENTVRLRLQCNDGLFFQSSLSPGSFKQLTKLHALSIEYCKIANLSEGSFQGLKQLVNLTLRTHNTDWSSISLDIAPQVFTSELSKLQRLDLSQNNMWSVPDGFICPLARLSYLNLTQNRLRDLSVFHFSASLSTRLSKKCGSSIVTLDLSHNTIDNLPPAIFSGLGKLTDLRLQSNGLNYIADRAFEGLVSLSRLELSLNRLTNLPPELFSEAKHIKEIYLQNNSLNVLAPGIFSDLKQLLVLDLSNNELTSEWINPATFRGLSKLILLDLSNNKITKLEPTIFRDLTSVQVLRLQENFIESIGENTFLGLGALHTVILSNNRLSTVDHFTFSGLNSLALLSLDYNRISRIDRQALRNHSALQELHLNGNKLLQVPDALYDVPLLRTLDLGENHISNIDNASFRHMAHLYGLRLTENNIEIIRRGTFEAMKSLHILNLSQNRLKTVEQASFDNNTKLQAIRLDGNYLTDIAGLFTKLPNLLWLNISDNHLEVFDYALIPTGLQWLDIHANKITELGNYFEIESQLALSTIDASSNQLTEITGSAIPNSVELLYLNDNLISKVQSYTFFKKPNLTRVDLFGNKITTLDPNALRISAVPDDRPLPEFYIGGNPYQCDCNLNWLQKSNIDSRTQPRLMDLDSIYCKLLYNRGRTYVPLVEALPNQFLCKYDTHCFALCHCCDFYACDCKMECPKQCTCYHDQSWSSNVVDCSRAGYDDRLPDQIPMDSTQIYLDGNNFRSLSSHAFLGRKRLKILFLNGSNVETVSNRTFYGLKELEILQLDHNLLTALNGFEFEGLDSLKELFLQYNRIASIANHTFDHLHGLKILRLDHNRLVEFNVWLLPKQLNDIRLAFNAWSCECDYVTRFQEYLKTYDFVRDRHKIRCASYVSSNATVVPATQPTDASQASPAEEPLPDGTGTGDFLVYYDNSSTLCTGAIPLENVINGNLTSRKTILSPQPIEGYIPLLVTGLFGFSLVIILTLVLFVFRQEMRVWFHSKFGVRLFYRNADIDKNERDKLFDAFISYSSKDEAFVAEELAPMLENEDPSYKLCLHYRDFPVGAYIADNILQAVESSRRTIMVLSENFIKSEWCRFEFKSAHHQVLRDRRRRLIVILLGEVPQKDLDPDIRLYLKTNTYLQWGDKLFWEKLRFALPDVPNNQRRQHQPNISLTHSNVRNSYQLTRVAPSNRTNNQLTAQHQDPRGPQGRSTDYHATQQPLPLPGLASEMQPQQLHSSQQQQQQQQQQQQQQQQQQQQQQQQQQQHQPPSTQAQLRPSAPLNTSPRTVGIHI, encoded by the coding sequence ATGCGTCCCTCGCCGGCACTGTTGACGGTGCTGTTTGGCACTATATTCGGTGTGTTTGGCGCTTCGCTCAGCAAATCGCTCGTCAGCCAGGCGCCCGACGAGTGCCGCTGGGATGGCTACACCGAGGACGATTTGACGCTGCTGTGCCGGCTAAGGACTATCAACAGTGAGCTGGAAAACACGAACTTTAGCGTGCTGCATCCGGAAAACACCGTCCGGCTGCGGTTACAGTGCAACGATGGGCTGTTTTTCCAGAGCAGCCTCAGCCCGGGCAGCTTCAAGCAGCTCACCAAGCTGCACGCGCTGTCGATCGAGTACTGCAAAATTGCGAACCTCAGCGAGGGCTCCTTTCAGGGGCTGAAGCAGCTCGTCAACCTGACGCTGCGCACGCACAACACCGACTGGTCCTCGATCAGCCTGGACATTGCACCGCAGGTGTTCACCAGCGAGCTGTCCAAGCTGCAACGACTCGACCTGAGCCAGAACAATATGTGGAGCGTGCCGGACGGGTTCATCTGTCCGCTGGCGCGGCTCAGCTATCTTAACCTCACGCAGAACCGCCTGCGTGACCTGTCCGTGTTTCACTTTAGCGCCTCGTTAAGCACGCGGCTGTCGAAAAAGTGTGGCAGCTCGATCGTTACGCTCGATTTGTCGCACAACACGATCGACAATCTGCCGCCTGCCATATTTTCCGGCCTCGGAAAGCTCACCGATCTGCGGCTACAGAGCAACGGGCTCAACTACATCGCCGACAGGGCGTTCGAGGGGCTGGTGTCGCTGTCCCGGCTGGAGCTTTCGCTTAACCGGCTCACCAACCTGCCTCCGGAGCTGTTCTCCGAGGCAAAGCACATTAAAGAGATTTACCTGCAGAACAACAGCCTGAACGTGCTGGCTCCCGGCATTTTCAGTGACCTCAAGCAACTGCTCGTGCTCGATCTGTCCAACAACGAGCTCACGTCCGAGTGGATCAATCCCGCCACCTTCCGGGGGTTGTCCAAGCTCATCCTGCTCGATCtttcaaacaacaaaataacgaAGCTCGAGCCCACCATCTTCCGCGATCTGACCAGCGTGCAGGTGTTGCGCTTGCAGGAAAACTTCATCGAAAGCATCGGCGAAAACACCTTCCTGGGGCTGGGCGCGTTACACACCGTCATCCTGTCCAACAATCGTCTGTCCACGGTCGATCACTTTACCTTCAGCGGGCTCAACAGTTTGGCGCTGCTTTCACTCGACTACAATCGCATTTCACGCATCGATCGGCAGGCGTTGCGCAATCACTCCGCCCTGCAAGAGCTGCACTTAAACGGCAACAAGCTGCTGCAGGTACCGGACGCACTGTACGACGTGCCGCTGCTTCGCACGCTCGATCTGGGGGAAAATCACATCTCCAACATCGATAATGCGAGCTTCCGGCACATGGCTCACCTGTACGGGTTGCGGCTGACCGAAAACAACATCGAAATCATCCGGCGCGGCACGTTCGAGGCGATGAAATCACTGCACATCCTAAATCTGTCCCAAAACCGGCTGAAAACGGTCGAGCAGGCGTCCTTTGACAACAACACCAAGCTGCAAGCGATCCGGCTCGACGGCAACTATCTCACGGACATTGCCGGCCTGTTCACCAAGCTGCCCAATCTGCTGTGGCTCAACATCAGCGACAACCATCTGGAGGTGTTCGATTACGCGCTCATCCCCACCGGGCTGCAGTGGTTGGACATTCACGCGAACAAAATCACCGAGCTGGGGAACTACTTCGAGATTGAGTCACAGCTAGCGCTCAGCACGATTGACGCCAGCTCGAATCAGCTCACCGAGATCACCGGAAGCGCGATACCGAACAGCGTGGAGCTGCTGTACCTCAACGACAACCTTATCTCGAAGGTGCAATCGTACACCTTCTTCAAGAAGCCCAACCTGACCCGGGTCGACCTGTTCGGCAACAAGATCACCACGCTCGATCCGAACGCGCTGCGCATATCGGCCGTGCCGGATGACCGGCCGCTGCCCGAGTTCTACATCGGCGGCAACCCGTACCAGTGCGATTGCAATCTGAACTGGCTGCAGAAAAGCAACATCGATTCGCGGACCCAGCCCCGGCTGATGGATCTCGATAGCATCTACTGCAAGCTGCTGTACAACCGCGGCCGCACCTACGTCCCGCTCGTCGAGGCGCTGCCAAATCAGTTCCTCTGCAAGTACGACACGCACTGCTTCGCGCTCTGTCACTGCTGTGACTTTTACGCCTGCGACTGCAAGATGGAGTGTCCGAAGCAGTGCACCTGCTACCACGACCAGAGCTGGAGCTCGAACGTGGTCGACTGCTCGCGGGCCGGCTACGACGATCGGCTGCCCGATCAGATCCCGATGGATTCGACGCAGATCTATCTTGATGGGAACAATTTCCGGTCGCTCAGCAGCCATGCCTTTCTGGGCCGCAAGCGGCTCAAGATTCTCTTTCTCAACGGCTCCAACGTCGAGACGGTGAGCAATCGGACGTTTTACGGCCTGAAAGAGCTCGAAATTTTGCAGCTCGATCACAATCTGCTCACCGCACTCAACGGGTTCGAGTTCGAGGGGCTCGACAGCCTCAAGGAGCTGTTCCTGCAGTACAATCGCATAGCGTCGATCGCCAATCACACGTTCGATCATTTGCACGGTCTGAAGATCCTGCGCCTCGATCACAATCGCCTGGTGGAGTTTAACGTTTGGCTTTTGCCGAAGCAGCTGAACGATATCAGGCTCGCGTTCAATGCCTGGTCCTGCGAGTGTGATTACGTTACGCGCTTCCAGGAGTATCTGAAGACGTACGATTTTGTGCGCGATCGGCACAAGATAAGATGCGCATCGTACGTTTCCAGCAATGCCACCGTCGTCCCAGCAACACAGCCGACCGATGCAAGCCAGGCTAGCCCGGCCGAAGAGCCACTACCCGATGGTACCGGCACCGGTGACTTCCTGGTGTATTACGATAACAGCTCCACGCTCTGCACCGGTGCCATCCCGCTGGAGAATGTGATCAACGGAAATTTGACCTCGCGAAAAACCATCCTCTCGCCGCAACCGATCGAGGGCTACATTCCGTTACTGGTAACCGGTCTTTTTGGGTTTTCTTTGGTGATCATTCTGACGCTGGTGCTGTTCGTGTTCCGGCAGGAAATGCGGGTCTGGTTTCACTCCAAGTTCGGTGTGCGCCTGTTCTACCGCAACGCCGATATCGACAAAAACGAGCGCGACAAGCTGTTCGATGCGTTCATTTCGTACAGCTCGAAGGACGAAGCGTTCGTCGCGGAGGAGCTCGCGCCGATGCTCGAGAACGAGGACCCGTCCTATAAATTGTGTCTCCACTATCGGGACTTTCCCGTCGGTGCGTACATCGCCGATAACATCCTGCAGGCGGTGGAATCGTCGCGCCGTACCATCATGGTGCTTTCCGAGAACTTTATCAAATCCGAATGGTGCCGGTTCGAGTTCAAATCGGCCCACCATCAGGTACTGCGCGACCGGCGACGCCGCCTGATCGTCATACTGCTCGGCGAGGTGCCGCAGAAGGATCTCGATCCCGACATTCGGCTGTACCTGAAGACGAACACGTACCTCCAGTGGGGTGACAAACTGTTCTGGGAGAAGCTCCGGTTCGCGCTGCCCGACGTGCCCAACAATCAGCGCCGACAGCACCAGCCGAACATCTCGCTCACACACTCGAACGTGCGCAACAGCTATCAGCTTACCCGTGTGGCACCGAGTAATCGAACCAACAATCAGCTCACCGCCCAGCATCAGGATCCTCGGGGACCACAGGGACGATCCACGGACTATCATGCGACGCAGCAACCGCTGCCACTGCCGGGTCTTGCGTCGGAAATGCAACCGCAACAACTGCACAGCagccaacaacagcagcagcagcagcaacaacagcagcaacaacagcagcaacaacagcagcaacagcaacagcaacagcagcagcatcaaccaCCGTCCACACAAGCGCAATTAAGGCCTTCTGCTCCGCTGAACACATCCCCCCGAACAGTTGGCATTCACATTTAA